A genomic region of Mycobacterium senriense contains the following coding sequences:
- a CDS encoding FAD-dependent oxidoreductase — MSGYEHVLSSIHIGPVLLRNRVVRTSQGSGLAVNQLVSDDMIAFLVARARGGVALAFADVAQVHWSSPAMLDLTSDRVLPGLTKLTTAVHAEGMKLFQQIWHGGPTQLTRDSSAPWAASHVPDPGLGMLPVPMTRMMMDELTEAFVASALRAREGGIDGIELHAGHGYLFSSFLSPATNLRDDDYGGSLENRSRYLVEVLRAVRTAVGRDYPVGLRMSPDGPEDQTTPSHLITLISMLERESLVDFWDVSLGSHYARDLLMGGAHQPPGYMLPVTERMTRVTTLPTIVAGRISTLQQADQIVASGVGDLVAMVRATLAEPELITKTVSGRGAEIRPCIACLQSCAGGLNTRGRAMCTVNPAAGRELTHGDGTIVRHAPGLRVVVIGGGPSGMEAARSAAIAGHRVTLLETDDALGGQLRLVPSTRPEIARLLDFYKHQMRLHAIDVRLRTPADPQTVRRMAPDAVIVATGVKPRRDGFQTLQPRLPLPGISTVSIHTGWDVLRGATLGHTVLMLDEIGHYESTDVAQQLVDSGRRVLMVSRYSLVAANLEMRWEMVGGPLLAKLLKGDFTFFPRTVIHRLSPGSAEVACFEAPHRVQQLAFDDVVFMSGGTPDRPFQQELVAICPIVRVIGDASSPRRLEVAVVEGRQSVDSLHPAWIRPVAGYGWGGSAT, encoded by the coding sequence ATGAGCGGCTACGAGCATGTGCTGAGCTCGATACACATCGGGCCCGTATTGCTGCGCAATCGGGTAGTCCGCACCTCCCAGGGCAGCGGGCTGGCGGTCAACCAGTTGGTGAGCGACGACATGATCGCGTTCTTGGTGGCTCGGGCCCGTGGTGGGGTAGCGCTCGCATTCGCCGATGTCGCGCAGGTCCATTGGAGTTCGCCGGCCATGCTCGATTTGACCAGCGACCGCGTCCTGCCGGGTCTGACAAAGCTCACCACCGCCGTGCATGCCGAGGGGATGAAGCTGTTTCAGCAGATCTGGCATGGCGGTCCGACCCAGCTGACCCGGGACAGCTCAGCGCCGTGGGCCGCGTCGCACGTTCCCGATCCAGGCCTCGGGATGCTGCCTGTGCCGATGACCCGCATGATGATGGACGAGTTGACCGAAGCCTTCGTCGCATCCGCGCTGCGCGCGCGCGAAGGGGGGATTGACGGCATCGAACTGCACGCCGGACATGGCTACCTCTTCTCGAGCTTTCTCTCCCCGGCGACCAATCTGCGCGATGACGACTATGGCGGGTCATTGGAAAATCGGTCCCGGTATCTGGTGGAGGTTCTCCGTGCGGTCCGTACCGCGGTCGGACGGGACTATCCCGTTGGACTGCGGATGTCTCCCGACGGTCCGGAGGACCAAACGACACCGTCGCACCTCATCACGCTCATCTCGATGCTGGAGCGTGAGTCTTTGGTCGATTTCTGGGACGTGTCGCTGGGATCGCATTACGCGCGCGACCTGCTGATGGGCGGCGCGCATCAACCACCCGGATACATGCTGCCGGTCACCGAACGGATGACCCGCGTGACAACGCTGCCGACGATCGTCGCCGGTCGCATCTCCACTTTGCAACAGGCCGATCAGATAGTGGCTTCCGGCGTCGGAGATCTCGTCGCCATGGTTCGCGCCACCCTCGCGGAACCCGAGCTCATAACCAAGACGGTAAGCGGTCGCGGCGCCGAGATACGCCCGTGTATCGCGTGCTTGCAGAGCTGTGCGGGCGGGCTGAACACCCGCGGTCGCGCCATGTGCACGGTCAACCCCGCTGCCGGTCGAGAGCTGACCCACGGTGACGGCACCATCGTCCGGCACGCGCCAGGGCTGAGGGTAGTTGTGATCGGCGGTGGCCCGTCCGGCATGGAAGCGGCCCGCAGCGCGGCTATCGCCGGTCACCGCGTGACTCTGTTGGAAACGGATGACGCACTGGGCGGACAGCTCAGGCTGGTGCCGTCCACCCGGCCGGAGATCGCAAGGTTGCTCGATTTCTACAAGCACCAGATGCGCTTGCATGCCATCGATGTGCGGCTGCGGACTCCCGCTGACCCCCAGACAGTGCGGCGCATGGCGCCGGACGCCGTGATCGTCGCTACCGGCGTCAAGCCCCGCCGGGACGGATTCCAGACTTTGCAGCCACGCCTGCCGCTTCCCGGGATCAGCACGGTCAGCATCCACACCGGTTGGGACGTTCTGCGCGGAGCCACTCTCGGGCACACGGTGTTGATGCTCGACGAGATCGGCCATTACGAGAGCACTGACGTCGCACAACAGCTCGTCGACAGCGGCCGTCGCGTCCTCATGGTCAGCCGTTATTCGCTGGTAGCGGCGAACCTGGAAATGCGGTGGGAAATGGTTGGTGGTCCACTTCTAGCGAAGCTTTTGAAGGGCGACTTCACGTTCTTCCCGCGAACGGTGATCCACCGATTGTCACCCGGTTCTGCCGAGGTGGCCTGTTTCGAGGCCCCGCACCGAGTCCAACAACTTGCTTTCGACGATGTGGTCTTCATGAGCGGAGGGACACCAGATCGGCCCTTTCAGCAGGAACTCGTCGCAATTTGCCCCATAGTGCGGGTGATCGGGGACGCAAGCTCACCGCGTCGGCTGGAGGTGGCGGTGGTCGAGGGGCGGCAGTCCGTCGACTCCCTTCACCCAGCCTGGATTAGGCCGGTCGCGGGATACGGCTGGGGCGGAAGTGCCACTTAA
- a CDS encoding TetR family transcriptional regulator, translated as MARPKVALISRRKVLETALAIIDEDGLEGLSIRRLADALGVNGASLYHHFDNKDEILIGAAEFALADVRAPEESDDHWRHWLPENARKLRAALLKHPALVPLIVGKRSLGMGARMLDTSAQRLVEEGVPGAAVMPLLDALELFAIGSALHETQGYTPESRHDIDADQYPALAKALSERGLSFDEIYDLVTNSILDAIDTAVKERQARWLPAAELGNRP; from the coding sequence ATGGCTCGACCGAAGGTGGCGCTGATCTCGCGGCGGAAAGTCTTGGAGACGGCCCTGGCCATCATCGACGAAGATGGACTCGAAGGGCTCAGCATCCGTAGGTTAGCCGACGCCCTCGGAGTCAACGGAGCTTCCCTGTATCACCACTTCGACAACAAGGATGAAATCCTCATTGGTGCAGCGGAATTCGCGCTTGCTGATGTCCGCGCTCCGGAGGAATCTGACGACCACTGGCGGCATTGGCTGCCCGAAAATGCCCGGAAGTTGCGTGCCGCGCTACTCAAGCACCCCGCGTTGGTCCCGCTGATCGTCGGCAAACGCTCGCTCGGAATGGGAGCCCGCATGCTTGATACTTCGGCGCAGCGGTTGGTCGAGGAGGGCGTTCCGGGCGCGGCGGTGATGCCCTTGCTCGATGCTCTCGAGCTCTTCGCCATCGGCAGCGCCTTGCACGAAACGCAGGGATATACGCCCGAGAGTCGGCACGACATCGACGCCGACCAATATCCGGCGTTGGCCAAAGCATTGTCCGAACGTGGACTGTCCTTCGACGAGATCTACGACCTGGTCACCAACAGCATTCTGGACGCGATCGACACGGCGGTGAAGGAACGTCAGGCACGGTGGTTGCCTGCCGCCGAGCTCGGTAACCGCCCCTAG
- a CDS encoding AMP-binding protein, protein MSVHPLASDPVSYHSRSRPHAPALEDVTTGEVMTWRALDEVVGGLAGALADDLGVAQGDRVAVLANNDPWVLVVQFACMRLGAIFVPLNFRLARPELEFLCTDSDPIVLIHDAGMREVAVDIAAAAGIPRLAAFPGVAGADESGVPADCAYDIVAGAAAAAPRAARPISRITDPVQLLYTSGTTGRPKAAICTHQTLHYQLLNSVQPYGLSSSSRYLAVLPFFHAAGLNSMTNPVLALGGTVAVAPRFDPVGVVDLLADRDRGFTHFSGAPVMYQMMSTVPAFADADFNHVRHGQIGGGFLNWDVTKAFHDRGLPLSVGYGSTEMGPIVSIVPPTATLTKFGSCGLPVQYTAIRIVGPDGEDVAPGQTGEVWAHGPAVTPGYWRRDRDDTSAFAGEWFRTGDALVQDEDGYLTMVDRYKDMYKSGGENVYPAEVERVIAEHPDVADAAVISIADERWGEVGRALIVPRPGVQLDTTAIAEHCRTRLAKYKVPADFLVVEPFERNVTGKIPKAELKRKYGSGRSTVALAQR, encoded by the coding sequence ATGAGCGTTCACCCTCTGGCTTCTGACCCGGTCAGCTATCACAGCCGCAGCAGGCCGCACGCACCCGCGCTCGAGGACGTCACGACCGGAGAGGTTATGACGTGGCGCGCGCTCGACGAGGTGGTTGGAGGTCTGGCCGGCGCGCTCGCCGACGACCTGGGGGTTGCTCAGGGCGATCGGGTGGCCGTGCTGGCGAACAACGACCCTTGGGTGCTAGTGGTGCAGTTCGCCTGTATGCGACTCGGCGCGATCTTCGTCCCGCTGAACTTCCGGCTGGCTCGCCCGGAACTGGAATTCCTGTGCACTGATTCGGATCCGATCGTGTTGATCCACGACGCCGGCATGCGCGAGGTGGCTGTCGACATCGCGGCGGCGGCCGGGATCCCGCGGCTGGCAGCCTTCCCCGGCGTGGCCGGAGCCGACGAGTCTGGCGTTCCAGCCGATTGCGCGTACGACATTGTCGCCGGCGCTGCGGCCGCCGCACCGAGAGCCGCCCGCCCGATAAGCCGCATCACCGATCCGGTGCAACTCCTCTACACCTCAGGAACGACCGGCCGGCCCAAAGCGGCGATCTGCACCCATCAGACGTTGCATTACCAGCTGCTGAACTCGGTGCAGCCCTACGGACTGTCGTCGTCCAGTCGTTATCTGGCGGTGTTGCCGTTCTTTCACGCGGCCGGTCTCAACAGCATGACGAACCCGGTACTGGCACTGGGCGGAACGGTGGCGGTAGCACCCAGATTCGATCCGGTCGGCGTGGTCGACTTGCTTGCTGACCGGGACAGAGGTTTCACGCATTTCTCCGGGGCGCCGGTCATGTATCAGATGATGAGTACTGTTCCCGCGTTCGCCGACGCTGACTTCAACCACGTGCGGCACGGTCAGATTGGCGGCGGCTTCCTGAACTGGGACGTCACCAAAGCCTTCCACGATCGTGGGTTGCCGCTGAGCGTCGGTTACGGTTCCACCGAGATGGGTCCGATCGTCAGCATCGTTCCGCCCACGGCCACGCTGACCAAGTTCGGCTCGTGTGGACTTCCCGTGCAGTACACCGCTATTCGGATCGTAGGGCCCGACGGCGAGGACGTCGCGCCCGGCCAGACCGGTGAGGTGTGGGCGCACGGCCCGGCCGTCACGCCGGGTTACTGGCGCCGCGACCGTGACGACACCTCAGCATTCGCGGGTGAATGGTTCCGCACCGGAGATGCCCTCGTCCAAGACGAGGACGGATATTTGACGATGGTCGACCGCTATAAGGACATGTACAAGTCCGGAGGCGAGAACGTGTATCCGGCCGAGGTCGAGCGCGTCATTGCGGAGCATCCCGACGTCGCCGACGCCGCGGTCATCTCGATCGCTGACGAGCGTTGGGGCGAGGTCGGTCGCGCGCTGATCGTGCCGCGGCCCGGTGTGCAACTCGATACGACGGCCATCGCCGAACACTGTCGGACCCGATTAGCCAAATACAAGGTGCCCGCCGACTTCCTGGTGGTGGAGCCGTTCGAACGCAACGTTACCGGCAAGATCCCGAAGGCCGAGCTGAAGCGGAAGTACGGCTCTGGACGTTCGACCGTGGCGTTGGCACAGCGGTGA
- a CDS encoding enoyl-CoA hydratase/isomerase family protein produces MTVRHGDLRLERHGNVAEIIWAAPKLNLFTPHVADAFEAILGQLPSDIRALLLRAEGKVFCAGVRVQEFTVMDDRAGTDFSRRLLTLIRRIEQLPIPTVAVVHALNLTIGLELALACDFIWSAENVRMGLVEATVGITPAAGGTQRLVARAGVARATEMVYTGRTYDSSRLREWGVVDKVLPSDQLLTQARAFADELAAGPTVATAIAKQIIAVARDRGVAAADDITPDLAGPVLISEDAAIGLETMLSQGPGAKPAFVGR; encoded by the coding sequence ATGACAGTCCGGCACGGGGACCTTCGACTCGAACGCCACGGCAACGTCGCAGAGATCATCTGGGCAGCGCCCAAGCTGAACTTGTTCACCCCACACGTGGCCGACGCGTTCGAGGCGATCCTCGGCCAGCTGCCCAGCGACATCCGGGCTCTGCTGCTGCGCGCCGAGGGCAAGGTTTTCTGCGCGGGGGTTCGGGTCCAGGAATTCACCGTCATGGACGACCGGGCCGGCACGGATTTCAGCAGGCGCCTACTCACGTTGATCCGCCGGATCGAGCAACTGCCCATACCGACGGTGGCGGTCGTCCACGCGCTCAACCTCACGATCGGTCTGGAACTGGCGTTGGCATGCGACTTCATCTGGTCGGCCGAGAACGTCAGGATGGGCCTGGTCGAGGCCACCGTCGGCATCACGCCGGCGGCGGGCGGCACCCAACGCCTGGTCGCGCGCGCCGGCGTGGCACGAGCCACCGAGATGGTCTACACGGGACGGACCTACGACTCGTCGCGATTGCGCGAGTGGGGTGTCGTCGACAAGGTCCTGCCATCCGACCAGCTCCTCACCCAGGCCCGCGCCTTCGCCGATGAATTGGCCGCGGGCCCCACCGTCGCGACAGCAATTGCGAAACAGATCATCGCCGTGGCCCGCGATCGCGGCGTCGCCGCCGCCGACGACATCACCCCGGACCTGGCCGGACCGGTTCTCATCAGCGAGGACGCGGCGATCGGGCTGGAGACCATGCTGTCGCAAGGGCCGGGCGCCAAACCCGCATTCGTTGGTCGGTGA
- a CDS encoding cytochrome P450, producing MTTDAPGSVRCPAIDYDFADPTVQSHLHETLAAIRQNFPVGWSEQYGGFWLLATYDDVLEVARDHERYTTTAGIMIPPTGASMPVVPAELDPPKHTPYRKLVMPFFTAQAVAALEPQLREIVRDCIAAFSADGHTDLVQSVAEIVPSLAIGLALGLPREDWSVARRLTGNFLSTAKVGIEAKRAAAKELEDWLEELIRSRRANPTDDTLSKLVNARIDGAEIPPQIALGMVQLTVLAGHETTVHGIGSMLFRIAAEPGLKDRLLSDPALMKATVHESLRVDPPIIHMARTVVDDHDRAGALLHRGDKVMLNFGAANRDPAKFSEPFSFNIDRTPNPHLTFGSGRHRCLGEHLAVTEMLIVLEEILATIPDYRLSDEGGPADIEWRGGGNTRGPAKLEVVFTPVPR from the coding sequence ATGACCACCGATGCCCCGGGGAGCGTTCGCTGCCCAGCGATCGACTACGACTTCGCCGACCCAACCGTGCAGTCCCACTTGCATGAAACCCTCGCGGCGATTCGGCAGAACTTCCCGGTCGGGTGGAGTGAGCAATATGGCGGCTTCTGGCTGCTCGCCACCTATGACGATGTGCTCGAGGTGGCGCGCGACCACGAGCGCTACACCACCACTGCAGGCATCATGATCCCGCCAACAGGTGCATCGATGCCGGTCGTCCCGGCGGAACTCGACCCGCCGAAGCACACCCCGTACCGCAAACTGGTCATGCCGTTTTTCACCGCTCAAGCCGTCGCGGCTCTGGAGCCGCAGTTACGCGAAATAGTTCGGGACTGCATCGCGGCGTTCTCGGCCGATGGGCATACCGATCTCGTGCAATCTGTGGCAGAGATCGTGCCGTCGCTGGCGATCGGCCTCGCGCTGGGACTCCCGCGCGAGGATTGGTCGGTGGCGCGCCGCCTGACCGGAAATTTCCTGTCGACGGCGAAGGTGGGCATCGAGGCGAAAAGAGCGGCGGCCAAGGAGTTGGAAGATTGGCTCGAAGAACTGATCCGCAGCAGGCGTGCCAACCCGACCGACGACACACTCAGCAAACTCGTGAACGCCCGCATTGACGGTGCAGAGATCCCGCCGCAGATCGCGCTGGGCATGGTGCAACTGACGGTGTTGGCCGGACACGAGACGACCGTCCACGGCATCGGCAGCATGTTATTCCGGATTGCCGCCGAGCCCGGTCTCAAGGACCGCCTACTCAGCGACCCCGCCCTGATGAAAGCCACGGTGCACGAGTCGCTGCGCGTCGACCCGCCGATCATCCACATGGCCCGCACCGTCGTCGACGACCACGATCGAGCGGGGGCACTGCTACACCGCGGTGACAAGGTGATGCTCAATTTCGGTGCGGCCAACCGCGACCCGGCAAAATTCAGCGAACCGTTCTCCTTCAACATCGATCGGACGCCGAACCCCCACCTCACGTTCGGGTCCGGGCGTCACAGGTGTCTCGGCGAGCACCTCGCGGTGACGGAGATGTTGATCGTCCTCGAGGAGATCCTCGCGACCATTCCCGACTACCGGCTGTCCGACGAGGGCGGCCCGGCCGATATTGAATGGCGGGGAGGCGGCAATACCCGTGGGCCCGCGAAGCTAGAGGTGGTCTTCACTCCGGTCCCGCGATGA
- a CDS encoding TetR/AcrR family transcriptional regulator, which translates to MPRNPPPTKADADSANSKSQRTRARILDAAARVLSVKGFAGTRLTDVADYAEIQAPAIYYYFPSREDLIEEVMYCGIHDMRTHLRTTLDALPAGTAPMDRIMVAVEAHLRHALELSDYTTASIRNSGQIPSRLSKRQKKEEAAYGRIWQGLFADAVAEGDVNPELDPQLARFLVMGAMNWTAEWWDPRRGSVDAIVANAQLLVRSGLTSATKASAPATQRSAKRAATSARPTGARARSRARRPSE; encoded by the coding sequence GTGCCTAGAAACCCGCCTCCTACGAAGGCCGACGCTGACAGCGCGAACTCGAAGTCGCAACGGACGCGTGCGCGAATTCTCGACGCAGCCGCCCGTGTGCTCAGCGTCAAAGGTTTCGCCGGGACGCGGCTGACAGATGTAGCGGATTACGCCGAGATACAGGCACCGGCGATCTACTACTACTTCCCGTCCCGGGAGGACCTGATCGAGGAGGTGATGTATTGCGGGATCCACGATATGCGGACGCACCTAAGGACGACGCTGGACGCACTGCCGGCGGGCACAGCGCCCATGGATCGGATCATGGTCGCGGTCGAAGCTCACCTGCGGCACGCGCTCGAACTCTCCGACTACACCACCGCGTCGATCCGGAACTCAGGACAGATTCCCAGCCGGCTCAGCAAGCGGCAGAAGAAGGAGGAGGCCGCCTACGGACGGATTTGGCAGGGTCTGTTCGCCGACGCCGTCGCAGAGGGTGATGTCAATCCCGAGTTGGATCCGCAGTTGGCCCGATTCTTGGTGATGGGAGCTATGAACTGGACTGCGGAATGGTGGGACCCTCGCCGCGGATCCGTCGACGCCATCGTGGCCAACGCGCAACTTTTGGTCCGAAGTGGTCTCACCTCGGCGACCAAGGCATCCGCACCGGCAACGCAACGCTCTGCTAAGCGTGCGGCGACATCGGCACGACCGACCGGCGCCCGCGCTCGCTCCCGCGCCCGTCGGCCATCTGAGTGA
- a CDS encoding alpha/beta hydrolase encodes MTAEPVSVERSKYRRTPYLVVSTERAARKDVYGTIGDNVVRQAQLLRGDRDSDTVIVASHPIGSPAYLPFFPELARTGLHVIGCANRYTLGDSALQMENHLLDVGACVRDAKERLGYRKVVLAGWSGGGSPMMGYQAEAEKPSITQTAAGEPTPLAETTLTAADGVMLLAAPRSRHRLLTEFLDASVTDELVPERNRDAEFDLYDPANPNQPPYSADFLAAYRDRQRERNRRITAFAQEKLDEFRRNGRPHAEHAFVVHGTMADPRWLDPTIEPNGRRPRWSYLGDPEIANTSPGALMRFTTARSWLSQWGLDTAQVDAGDAAPRVSVPILMMCNGTDDAVPTSHQEQVFDAICHQDKERIDLVEANHYFTGNDQRSHLSKAADHVHDWMQRHGFATS; translated from the coding sequence ATGACCGCCGAACCAGTCTCGGTTGAGCGGTCCAAGTACCGGCGGACGCCCTATCTGGTGGTGTCGACCGAACGGGCGGCGCGCAAGGACGTGTATGGGACTATCGGCGATAACGTCGTGCGTCAGGCCCAGCTACTGCGCGGGGACCGTGACTCCGACACCGTGATCGTGGCGTCGCACCCGATCGGCTCGCCGGCCTACCTTCCGTTCTTTCCCGAGTTGGCGCGGACCGGCCTGCATGTCATCGGCTGCGCGAATCGCTACACGTTGGGCGACTCGGCGCTGCAGATGGAAAACCATCTCCTCGATGTCGGCGCCTGCGTGCGCGACGCCAAAGAACGGCTGGGATACCGCAAGGTTGTGCTGGCCGGGTGGAGCGGCGGCGGCTCCCCGATGATGGGCTACCAGGCCGAAGCGGAAAAACCTAGTATCACCCAGACCGCGGCGGGGGAGCCGACGCCGCTGGCCGAAACCACGCTGACGGCCGCCGACGGCGTGATGTTGCTGGCCGCCCCCCGCAGTCGCCACCGACTGCTCACCGAATTCTTGGATGCCTCGGTTACCGACGAATTGGTGCCCGAGCGAAATCGCGACGCCGAGTTCGATCTCTACGATCCGGCCAACCCGAATCAACCGCCATACTCGGCGGATTTTTTGGCCGCATACCGGGACCGGCAACGTGAGCGCAACCGTCGGATCACCGCGTTCGCTCAGGAGAAGTTGGACGAATTTCGTCGGAACGGCCGCCCACACGCCGAGCACGCGTTCGTCGTACACGGCACCATGGCCGATCCTCGCTGGCTGGATCCGACCATCGAACCCAACGGACGCCGGCCCCGCTGGAGCTACCTCGGCGACCCCGAGATCGCCAATACCAGCCCGGGCGCGCTGATGCGCTTCACCACCGCGCGCAGTTGGCTATCCCAGTGGGGCCTGGACACCGCACAGGTCGACGCAGGCGACGCCGCACCAAGGGTGTCGGTCCCGATCCTCATGATGTGCAACGGCACCGACGACGCCGTACCCACCAGCCATCAAGAGCAGGTGTTCGACGCCATCTGCCACCAGGACAAGGAACGCATCGATCTGGTCGAGGCGAACCACTACTTCACCGGCAACGACCAGCGCTCCCACTTGTCAAAAGCCGCGGATCACGTCCACGACTGGATGCAGCGGCACGGCTTCGCCACTTCCTGA
- a CDS encoding LLM class flavin-dependent oxidoreductase, protein MNLSLMSLGDMVTDPVTGATETAAERHRGIVEAAVAADGVGFHGVHIGEHHGLEYTTSAPPVILSAIGERTEHLRLSTAVTLAANLDPIRVAEDYATVDALSGGRCEVVAGRGNFFVSTYTLFGNRLEDSHELFAENIELLTQLWAGKKIDWPGSRHRGPIDDFVLQPAPVGAVPLWIGGGASESSLELAARLGLDLMLPSAFGNPEMFKPVVESYLEKFASYGHSRQPRVGACWHVNVAETSQAARQRWEPRYHNYFELMKTIICRVNPDPPPFINKPFDFEFLTTRGPAIVGSPAEVADRLNTWAQLLSSTTNLIYIDMGGQPAGEFREMVELIGSAVIPQLD, encoded by the coding sequence ATGAATTTGAGCTTGATGTCGCTGGGGGATATGGTCACCGATCCTGTCACCGGTGCAACCGAGACCGCGGCCGAACGGCATCGCGGCATCGTCGAAGCTGCCGTGGCAGCTGACGGCGTCGGTTTCCACGGCGTTCATATCGGCGAGCACCACGGACTGGAATACACGACGTCGGCACCGCCGGTGATCCTGTCGGCGATCGGCGAGCGCACCGAGCACCTGCGACTATCCACCGCGGTCACGCTGGCCGCGAACCTCGATCCGATACGGGTGGCCGAGGACTATGCGACCGTGGATGCGTTGTCAGGAGGGCGCTGCGAGGTGGTCGCTGGGCGCGGCAATTTCTTCGTCTCCACCTACACGCTGTTCGGCAACCGATTGGAAGACTCCCACGAGCTCTTCGCCGAGAACATCGAACTGCTCACCCAGTTGTGGGCGGGCAAGAAGATCGACTGGCCCGGATCGCGCCACCGTGGGCCGATCGACGACTTCGTGCTTCAACCCGCGCCGGTCGGCGCCGTACCCTTGTGGATCGGCGGTGGCGCCTCGGAATCGTCGCTCGAACTGGCCGCCCGACTCGGTCTCGATCTGATGCTGCCCTCGGCGTTCGGCAATCCGGAGATGTTCAAGCCGGTGGTCGAAAGCTACCTGGAAAAGTTCGCCTCGTACGGCCACTCGCGTCAACCCCGGGTCGGCGCCTGCTGGCATGTCAATGTCGCCGAAACCAGCCAGGCGGCCAGACAGCGGTGGGAACCGCGCTACCACAACTACTTCGAGCTGATGAAGACCATCATCTGCAGGGTCAACCCGGACCCGCCGCCATTCATCAACAAGCCGTTCGACTTCGAATTCCTCACCACGCGTGGCCCTGCGATCGTGGGTAGTCCGGCAGAGGTCGCCGACCGGCTCAACACCTGGGCACAGCTGTTGTCCAGCACCACCAACCTCATCTACATCGACATGGGTGGCCAGCCCGCGGGCGAATTCCGTGAGATGGTCGAACTCATCGGTAGCGCGGTCATTCCGCAGCTTGACTGA
- a CDS encoding NAD(P)-dependent oxidoreductase: protein MHVLLLGATGKVGAPIRDELRERGHQVTAVVRDGSRLPPADASLHHRIGDVFDGAFLDAAAQGTEVVLCSVALRDDAQRDRTPVTLIRRAAHAAGSAGARLIALGGAGSLRTASGVDVVDTPSFPEVAKRESLGFRAALHDLINDAPEDLVWTVVSPPLAIEFDGPRTASYRTAYDDLIVDQAGASRISAADLAVAVVDEVEKSQYPRRRFTVGY, encoded by the coding sequence ATGCATGTGCTGCTGTTAGGGGCAACCGGCAAGGTCGGCGCGCCGATCCGCGATGAGTTGCGGGAGCGTGGCCACCAGGTGACCGCGGTGGTTCGCGACGGATCGCGGCTGCCCCCAGCTGACGCGTCCCTACACCACCGGATCGGAGACGTCTTCGACGGCGCATTCCTCGACGCCGCTGCGCAGGGCACCGAAGTCGTGCTCTGTTCGGTGGCGCTGCGTGATGACGCCCAGCGTGATCGGACACCCGTGACGCTGATCCGTCGCGCCGCCCACGCCGCGGGCAGCGCGGGCGCCCGCCTCATTGCGCTCGGCGGTGCCGGCAGCCTCCGAACTGCCTCAGGTGTCGACGTGGTCGACACGCCAAGCTTTCCCGAAGTCGCCAAGCGAGAGTCACTGGGATTTCGTGCGGCGCTGCATGATCTGATCAACGATGCCCCCGAGGACCTCGTGTGGACCGTGGTCTCGCCGCCCCTCGCTATCGAGTTCGACGGGCCGCGCACGGCCAGCTACCGAACCGCCTACGACGATCTCATCGTCGACCAGGCCGGCGCCTCGCGCATCTCCGCCGCCGACCTCGCCGTCGCCGTGGTGGACGAGGTGGAAAAGTCCCAATATCCGCGCCGACGATTCACCGTTGGATATTGA